The following proteins are encoded in a genomic region of Candidatus Methylacidiphilales bacterium:
- a CDS encoding NUDIX hydrolase yields MAKAMSVMAWVEDPFGRVLMVKQAYGKKFWALPGGKVDKGENLTSALKREITEETGHRVAYAYPLDIFDRADKGVVTILYRVILKPKSVKGRPIKPHPSEISNIAYQIKLPSHATPSARFFWKRALASFEPMPMIQKMD; encoded by the coding sequence ATGGCGAAGGCCATGTCTGTCATGGCTTGGGTTGAAGACCCCTTTGGCCGGGTACTCATGGTCAAACAGGCTTACGGCAAAAAGTTTTGGGCCTTGCCCGGCGGCAAAGTCGATAAGGGCGAAAACCTGACATCCGCGCTCAAGCGCGAAATTACGGAGGAAACCGGGCACCGCGTCGCCTATGCCTATCCGCTTGATATTTTCGACCGCGCCGACAAGGGAGTTGTGACGATTTTATACCGGGTCATCCTGAAACCCAAGTCGGTGAAGGGGCGTCCCATCAAGCCGCATCCGTCCGAGATCAGCAACATTGCCTATCAGATCAAGCTTCCCTCCCATGCAACGCCATCCGCGCGTTTTTTTTGGAAGCGGGCCCTGGCCAGCTTTGAGCCGATGCCCATGATCCAGAAAATGGATTAA